From the genome of Primulina huaijiensis isolate GDHJ02 chromosome 11, ASM1229523v2, whole genome shotgun sequence:
catatacacataTGATTAAAATCGAAAACGAAAACCAACCTCCACTATCATCAGTCGAGTTTGAAGATGAACCCGAAGTTGATTTCGACACCCTTATTCCAAGTCTTTGACAGTCGTCGGCTTGTATAGCACCTAAATTTATTCGACGTTAGAcgtattatatacatatatgcatACATACATAGAGTACGAATATATAAAATCGATAACGAAAATATATTATGATCTTACAATCGGAGTAGCATGGAAATGCTGAGATGTTGAGGAGATTTGAATATCCGGGGTTGCATTGgcatttgtgtgtgtgtgttgtgttctTTGTGCATGTCCCTTCCCCACAATAGATCCAATAACAAGCTGAAgcacacaaatttattttaataattacctattttttattcaaaataaaaatattataaaattatatatatatatataattttagaggtgaaaaaaaaaatttattacgtACGGTCGAAGAAAGATGTGTTATATGGAACTGCTGGAGCTGGTGGAGCTGCTGGCATGCACGAATAATCAAGGGAACCTGcagtattaattaatttacatGAAATAATCCACCCTTGATCCGATCGAAATAttccaaattttaaatgaaaatgtGAATAATTCATTCTTCATCGATTTTGAGTTTGATTACTAGTAAAAAAAAACAGTATACATACAATTTGGTATGATGCAAGGTAGGTAGAGTAGATTTTGCTCATCGGAATCGTTCAGCCGCGTTCGTTTCCAGCCGGAGTCGCATTGGCATCTGAACCCGAATGGGTAACTCCGATCTGACTCACAACTTCCCTTTCCACATTGCACTTCATTACATATGTTATCTAAAtttccaaaaacaaaaataatgagCAATTCNATAAAATTAATCAAACTTCTTTTTAATAGGTACACACAAAAACAAATTCTAAATTTGTCTTGTGTGTGTATTAAATTTCCTCCGATCAATGCATCGACGAAAATTTTAAGACTCGAAcccgaaataaataaaaatcacgATCTTCTCCATTGAGATAGTTGATAGAACTGCTTACCGTAGAAAGGATCAAGAATATCAGCCTCCGTAATTGTAATTATAGGTAATATTAATAGTAACAAGATTGTAGTAAAACGATGAAAATTGAAGAAacccattattattattattataaatcaatcttataatataatatgtgtGTGCCTGGattggttatatatatatgtgtgtgtgtagttAGAAAGCATGGATATTAACTGGCTTGATTTGTATTCAGTTTCTTTACGGAAGCTTCTTCGACCTGtgcaaaaatttcaaatataacagCGATATAAATCTCTCCAAAGGTCAGGTtcatataaaaatttgtgatatttttatCAATNNNNNNNNNNNNNNNNNNNNNNNNNNNNNNNNNNNATATATGTTGGcgtttaatttgatttattgacTTTTGGTATATATTTAGTTGGTGGAGAAAAGGTCAGACtagattatatattgaaaagcTGTGTGTGAATTATGGGTGGCTAAATGGAAAATAATGTGTATGATTCCAGAAGGTCTTCGTGGagtatttgattatattacacATGGAACGTGTATTCATATTTcttgtttttaataatttaatatatatgtgaGTATGTAGAATAGCTTCTGTAACAgtgcaatttaatttttttttaaatcataaaatacaaTAACGTAAACGTTAAGTTCTAAttgttaatatatatttattgttgcggttaataattatatttgttgtgtagagcaatcgaaacgtGGTGCTTGATATGctatatgattaaaaaatttgagttgcaaAATCACCaatagctataacttttggtaaaacgacaaatatatgttatttcatTTATCAAGTACATGTGTAGTTATGGAACAGAAAGTGATCTGCAATTTAAAAGAGAGAATTTATTAAGATTTAGTGATATTTAATTTCCTGGACAATTCGGCTTCGCTTCAACATCTACTTTAGGCCTTTAGTGGTAATGTCGGtaaaacatatcatttttatttttcataattttcccTCTAAATTACCAATCAACCAACAAACtaatacaaattatttaattattaacattgttataaaatttttatttttacatttttttatttctttcattaaattaaattaattttatataatttaaaaaatattattttatatgtatatgctCGTGAAAAAACTATTATTAACCAATCAATGATGTCATCGTTTCAGTTATTGGATGTTATATAATATAAGTTTCTtcgttgaaaaaaaaaaacaaacaaactccTTAATTCAATTTAAGGTTCATTTTGGATATCGaccaatgatattttttttctaattcttGTCAAACCACTCGCCGTGCGGAACAAGTAAACAAACCAATTCGGATCTATAATGAAAATTGGGAATTTGAAGTATTTAATACATAaataaaacttattttattatatttctaGTTGGCAGGCAAAAAAGTAGAGTATTTATAATGATATTGTAAGCATAAAAAGCTatgtacaattatttttaattttcattttttgttgcCGCTGAATGTGTAGAACGATATACTGTTAATTTAAAACGTGACGACGGACTTACAGATTTATATCCATAAgacgaataaaaaaaataatactttttttcatgaattatatCCTTCTAACAAAATAGAACCGCAAGAGAGTTTATGNTAATAATACCTTTCtatcttttgaaaaaaaaaaagaagaaaaattgtaAGAGTGAAATGCTTATATTCATGCATCTGACAAATCATAAacgatataattttaaattctcTCTTTTTCCCTCGATGTCAAAATTAGCTAAACTCGCATGATCAAACTGGAGCagattaaaatcataaaagtgGTAAATGGCAGCTCAAAGGGAAAGCCTATGCAGgcctatattttaaaacttaataaacaattaatcaatatatatgtgtgtgtgtgtggtaaAAATCCCACCTCCAAATTAAGTTGAATATTCGAAAATAGTGATTCAAATATATTCTTATGTGTGTTGATTAGTATCATCAAAACATGGGCAAGGCAGGCAAATGGATCAGGAATTTGTTCGTAGGGAAAGGAACAGAATTGGCGATTGTAGGAGAAGGGCCTAAAGTAAAACGGAGATGGAGCTTCAGATCACATAAACAATTCGATTCCGCCGAACATGAACATGACCACAACCTCGAGCATAAAACTAATGCAGCTGATACCAAAATACAAGCCGTGTATCGTACTCTCTCTAGCGACTCATTTCTTGATGTTTAACCATCCTTGACTTTGTTTCGTTCTTTCAACGGCAGCCTCCTGTTATCTTGTATTGATTCTTCCATATCCAACCCAGTCAGGAATGAACTTATTAAGGTCGAGGCAAGATTCGCACGAGTACAAAATTATGTCATTCGCGCCCATGACAGCTGAGGGAGATCAAATACTTAACAGGAAAAGTGTACATCAAACAACATTTTGCAAGTTCTTCTGGTATGATTGGTGACAGACCCAACAAAGGGTGATTTCTCTCCCCTTCATGGTGAAGTATTTCCTGACTGGATTGCACCAACGCATTTATGGTGAAGTAGATTTTCATTTACTCTAATCACAATTTATTATCaaacaataattatttgatttaaatcTGCAGCGGAAAAAgtgtttaaaatactttaaaacggacctcaggacctaaaaaaatttcggcatgacctccccgtaagtaggacatcccgaaGAATTCAAGCAGCAGTTTATATccaaatatactccaactagagtcattaAAACAAGAACCGAAGTtaaacaacctatagccgcactggccagaactaagcagaaattaaaacttaccaaatactcaccagatcataaaAATCACATAGTCGACTAAGAACATCACAAGAACAACCAAATATCACTACAGATACAAGGGGCATCTCCACGACAAATAAACTACAACACAAGACTaaaacaaactcaagacatacatatagactaactgggagactccactgtacagaaccaagcaatccaacctcaatcccgagctccactggcggaacctcagcctgatgctgcaaaacgactcgggatatctaccatggtgcccaatagtaaccacagcagccccccaaaaaaacaactgaggttaggattctggtatgaaacagttcaacaataacaacaataatcataaatcatgcataatcatataataaaatgtaatatgcaatgcatgaaaggctcaacgaataatcgggataacaagagccaacaaacggtacgataacaattgaaataatgctcgagcaacaacacaggagagctacatcgtcatgcagctaaaccgttctgccaagtatgcgaggaatgccaagctgtgctgaataacacccctgactcggcctccatacagctgatacgatataacaggatggcacaacagaacgaattagatgacacaatcccagcgctcacctcaaaatGCTACACTAACCACGggattgttcaatcacatctacggtcTCATTTGTATAGACCTATCAGCCACACtatgatcccgagataaacaacatTGCCAGATAACAATGGAAATCAACAGCGGCTAACAAGAACGAcagggctcaacatgaatgtcataacagCATGCCCTATgcaaatgccaataatatgtcacaaTAATAAGCATATatcacaacgaaggcatttaacaaaTTACAACAGTCATAGTGCAACACagaatgaaaattaaaacataatttatgttttaccgtcgtatgttacggagctgtaacatacctataccagCTTGACAATCCAAAATCGACTTTACTTCAAAACTCTCGGCCTAAACAAAACAACAATAAGCCAATTATGAAAACTACATTCTATACCAATGTCCGATTTGGCacaaaagagcataaaattcGTATCTCACTCATCATTGACTCAAATCGATATCCGTCAATTGGAGATGAAAGACAACTCAAATATCTAAGTTTTCATAGAAGAAATCATTTCCAGAATCCTAATAGATAAATCTCAGCATTAGCAAAAAGACGCTACTACATGCGCAATTCGCGGACAGAAGTATGTACCTGAACAGTTTCGGCAAAATGAGTATAACGATTTCAATTCTTAATGTAATTTAACGATTCTTATATCAATACGAAGACAACATATAGCTCTACAACTCTTATTTGAATCACAAGTCCAGAATCCGAGCACATAAATGTCATAAACTCGAATTACATTAGCTAATCTACGCAGCTCCAATACAGAATTCCATTTTGACacgttttggtagaaaaatcatatcaaatccgtTTCTAATCGAACTTTGATGATTCTAGTGGCTCTAGAAAGCTAACCAACAGAACTACAAGTTCTATTTGAACCACATGTCGAGATTCTTAGTGCACAATACACATAAACCTGAAATTCAGAAGCACAAAACTGAACCTCATCAACTACTGCACAGAAACAAGGCTCACGAAAGGAAGCTTCGATATGCTCGCTTCCTTGCTCAAAATTCACTTTTATGGCTCAAAACAAAGCTACTGATGTAAGGAAGACAAGCCCTCAAACCGATCGAGATTTCGACGCCGGACGGAGGAGATATCGCGATTTTTCTGTGGTTGCTCCAAGGGTGACGGGTTTGGGGTAGaacttctttctttcttttcttccttcTATCTCTTAAGGTAagttatgtgtgtgtgtatgtatataatGTAATACTTACGCCTCTTTTTATCCCGGTTTTGCATTCTGAGAATCTCTCCGTTTAGAGGTGTTGTTCGTTTTGGTATAAGAGGTAAGTTGTCAACTCGTTTCGTTGGTCCTTATGAGATTGTTGAATGTATTGGGACTTGTGCCTATCGGCTAGAGTTGCCACATTCATTGTCTGGCATCCACGATGTTttccatgtttctatgttgcgtAAGTATGAGCCCGATCCATCTCATGTGATTcagcctgatgaggttgaacttgaccCTTCTCTATCGTATACTGAGTATCATGTTTGTATCTTGGATCGTAAAGATAAAGTTTTACgcaataaagttttttttttataggaaacttgaattataattaataaaaatagataGTTTTACAATAAGAGCGGATAAAGTTATTCCACTTGTATGTGTTAAGTGGTCGAGGCATGGTGTAGAAGAATCAACATGGGAAACAGAAGATAAGATGAGAACATCTTATCCATATCTGTTTATGTATATGTGTAAAcagaaatttcgaggacgaaatttgttTGGGTGAAGAAATGTaaggccctgtaattaattGTTCGGTaatttggcataattagaataattattgaattgtaaattaaaataattatttatgccaaataaattcaaggagtgtgttaaaaatatgtattttagaatatagaagaatttaacgatataaaatacatatagagtttaaataacacacaaGAGCAAAATAAATGCAAAACCGGGATAAAAAGAGGCATGAGTATTACattatatacatacacacataacTTACCTTAagagagagaatgaagaaaagaaagaaagaagttCTCCTCCAAACTCGTCACCCTTGGAGCAACCACGGCAAAATCGCGATATCTCCTCCGTCCGGCGTCGAAATCTCGATCGGTTTGAGGGTTGTCTTCCTTACATCAGTAGCTTCGTTTTGAGCCATAAAACGCGCATTTTGAGCAAGGAAGCGAGCATATCGAAGCTTCCTTTCGTGAGCCTTGTTTCTGTGCAGTAGTTGGTGAGTTTCAGTTTTGTGCTTCTGAATTTCGGGTTTATGTGTATTGTGCACTAAGAATCTCGACTTGTGGTTCTAATAGAACTTGTAGTTATGTTGGTTAGCTTTCTAGAGCCACTGGAATCATCAAATTTCGATTAGAAacggatttgatatgatttttctaccaaaacgtGTCAAAATGGAATTCTATGTTGGAGCTGCGTAAATTAGCTACTGTAATTCGAGTTTATGACATTTATGCGCTCGGATTCTGGACTTGTGATTCAAATAAGAGTTGTAGAGTTATGTGTTGTCTTCATATTGATATAAGAATCGTTAAATTACATTAAGAATTGAAATCGTTATACTCATTTTGCCGAAACTGCTCAGGTACAGACTTCTGTCCACGAAGTGCGCATGTAGTATCGTCTTTTTGATAATGCTGAGATCTATCTATTAGGATTCTGGAAATGGTTTCTTCTAGGAAAACTTAGATATTTGAGTTGTCTTTCATCTTCAATTGACGGATATCGATTTGAGTCAATGATGAATGAGATACGACTTTTATGCTCTTTTGTGCCAAATCGGACATTGGTATAGAATGTAGTTTTCATGATTGGCTTATTGTTGTTTTGTTTAGGCCGCGAGTTTTGAAGTAAATTCGATTTTGGATTGTCAAGCTGGTATAGGTATCTTACAGCTCCGTAACATAagacggtaaaacataaattatgttttaattgTCATTATGTATTGCACTGATTGTATCTATGATTGTTGTAATTTGTTAAATGTCTTCGTTgtgatatatgtttattattgtgACATATTATTGGTAAGGTTGTAAATGGCGGGAGGCGGTGGTGGGGCGGTCGGTGACCGCCTACCGCCTCGGCCGCCTAGGccgttgaatttttttaagtaatttttttatagataatcatatataattatgcaatataatcatttttatataaaatgtgcaattaaataatatttaagcacaaaatataatatcatctagatAATGTTTAAACCAAAAAACGGGCGGCGGCGGGTGGCGCAGCCGGATTGTGTGTGGTGGTTGAGAGTTGAGAGTTGAGAgtgaaaaccaaaaataaaataaaaaaagtgatGTGTGCTAgggttttaatatttaaaattagttgactttgactaggtttttaaaattgttgactaggtttttaaaattgttgactacAATTTAAAATCTTGACTGCCTGCCTCGCCCGCCTGCTCGCCGCCTCGCCCCGCCTCCCCAACGCCGTATAGCTTGGGCCGCCAAAACACCTGCCTCATGCATAAGCGGTGCGATCGAGGGACGGGGCCGCCTCGAccgccatttagaacactgatTATTGGCATTTGCATAGGGCATActgttatgacattcatgttgagccctatcgttcttgttagccgTTGTTGATATCCattgttatctggcactgttgtttatctcgggatcataGTGTGGCTGATAGAtctatacacatgagaccgtagatgTGATTAAACAATCCCGTGGTTAGTGTAGCtttttgaggtgagcgctgggattgtgtcatctagttcattctgttgtgccatcctgttataTCGTATCAGCAGTATGGAGGCtgagtcaggggtgttattcagcacagcttggcatacctcgcatacttggcagggcggtttagttgcatgacgatgtagctctcctgtgttgttgctcgagcaaattattccaattgttatcgtaccgtttgttgtTTTATGTTATCCCGATTATTCattgagcctttcatgcattgcatattacattttattatatgattatccatgatttatgattattgttgttattgttgaactgtttcataccagaatcctaacctccGTTGTTTTCTgggggggctgctgtggttgctattgggcaccatggtagatctcccgagtcgttttgcagcatcaggccgaggttccgccagtggagctcgaGATTGAGggtggattgcttggttctgtacagtggagtctcccagttagtctatatgtatgtcttgagtttgttttAGTCTTGTGTTGTAGTTTATTTGTTGTGGAGATGTCCCTTGTATCTGTAGTGATATTTGGTTGTTCTTGTGATGTTCTGAGTCGACTATGTGATTttta
Proteins encoded in this window:
- the LOC140988870 gene encoding uncharacterized protein, translated to MGFFNFHRFTTILLLLILPIITITEADILDPFYDNICNEVQCGKGSCESDRSYPFGFRCQCDSGWKRTRLNDSDEQNLLYLPCIIPNCSLDYSCMPAAPPAPAVPYNTSFFDPCYWIYCGEGTCTKNTTHTHKCQCNPGYSNLLNISAFPCYSDCAIQADDCQRLGIRVSKSTSGSSSNSTDDSGAITALSMGILSWMAMLIIPTAFIYLK